One Salvia splendens isolate huo1 chromosome 12, SspV2, whole genome shotgun sequence genomic window carries:
- the LOC121759363 gene encoding LOW QUALITY PROTEIN: golgin subfamily A member 6-like protein 7 (The sequence of the model RefSeq protein was modified relative to this genomic sequence to represent the inferred CDS: inserted 1 base in 1 codon) — protein MALSTSISLPSFPQLCYSSSKWKQKRVEFLKLRRRESKLSWFVKSVLNSSRPSSISDNGANEPARVLLERLFAQTQKLEQQIGRDPSSTELGVGLGELELELQAALVALKKKEEDLQDAERKVVLEFNEIHQARKSLERREEEMAAATLKQEKLEEELRLANVELASRALEISDLKLQLNERDDKISASQVALLVKEEEIAKMEQELIKKTDEAANAESQLRFKSRLLDEANKVVEKQALELQQLQRVIREKEEELGNSIRMQESESEKLKNAEARLEKQTMDWLTAQEELRKLAEQTSKHVGEANSTLDEFGRVKKLISDVKXLVSSQKVLASSKEKMESQDRLLEKQLNELEELRQSIMSYLPSLRDAEAEVVSERAKLRVAEAQNEELKRDLLLEKELVAELQAMLDKERSALKQAVSELSALREEIDSKTAAFEQSQTLLTAKESELVEARLEIQHLKSELVSLQLILEQKNLELSDAKEMLEELSHQIAELKGILSSREEELIGAVSELKEKGQHVLTMQHELTNAQLKFSEAEAVVGKIVDLTNEVVLSLNDQGYYALIPTEKENHGLSSSLLDRLPDSSKWQVKQLETELEFTRESLRAKEMEVLAANKDLIMKDEELNVAIRKLDAKEKEIAKLREGVMQDKDLKQLYALSQEIIGEKSVGEVAIEKLQLEAAQLEVEAATSALERITELSRQLLHQAGLSIEAENDILLREQDDDGSEEECPVEVKDEVSRLLSLTEDLVRDASMNLLT, from the exons ATGGCGCTCTCTACCTCTATTTCCCTACCCTCATTTCCTCAG TTATGCTATTCTAGTTCAAAATGGAAGCAAAAGAGGGTAGAGTTTCTGAAGCTGCGTAGAAGAGAGTCTAAGTTGTCGTGGTTTGTGAAATCGGTGTTAAATAGCAGTAGGCCCTCGAGTATTAGTGATAATGGGGCGAATGAACCGGCTAGGGTTCTTCTGGAGAGGTTGTTTGCTCAGACTCAGAAGCTTGAACAACAGATAGGTAGGGATCCAAGTTCGACTGAGCTCGGTGTGGGTCTTGGTGAGCTGGAATTGGAACTTCAAGCTGCTCTAGTAGCCttaaagaagaaggaagaggatcTGCAGGATGCAGAGAGGAAAGTGGTGTTGGAGTTCAATGAAATTCATCAAGCCAGGAAGAGTTTGGAGCGACGAGAGGAAGAAATGGCAGCTGCTACACTGAAGCAGGAAAAGCTCGAGGAGGAGCTGAGGTTAGCAAATGTAGAGTTGGCTTCACGAGCCTTGGAAATCAGTGACCTTAAGCTTCAACTCAATGAAAGGGATGATAAGATTTCTGCTTCACAAGTAGCACTGTTGGTCAAAGAAGAGGAAATCGCAAAGATGGAACAGGAACTGATAAAGAAGACTGATGAAGCTGCTAATGCTGAATCACAACTCCGCTTCAAGTCCAGGCTCCTGGATGAAGCAAACAAAGTTGTGGAAAAGCAAGCACTTGAGCTCCAGCAACTTCAGAGAGTAATTcgagagaaagaggaagagCTTGGAAATTCCATTCGGATGCAGGAATCTGAATCTGAGAAATTGAAGAATGCGGAAGCAAGGTTGGAGAAGCAAACAATGGACTGGCTAACTGCACAGGAAGAGTTGAGAAAGCTGGCTGAGCAAACATCCAAGCATGTTGGTGAAGCAAATTCAACTCTAGACGAGTTTGGGAGAGTGAAAAAACTTATTTCTGATGTGA AGCTTGTTTCTTCTCAAAAAGTTTTGGCTTCCTCCAAAGAGAAAATGGAAAGTCAAGATCGGTTGTTGGAAAAACAACTTAACGAACTTGAAGAGTTAAGGCAGAGCATTATGTCGTATCTGCCAAGTTTGAGAGATGCCGAAGCAGAAGTGGTAAGTGAGAGAGCGAAACTAAGGGTTGCTGAAGCTCAAAACGAGGAGCTTAAAAGAGATCTATTGTTGGAAAAAGAACTCGTTGCTGAGCTACAGGCAATGTTAGATAAAGAGAGGTCAGCTTTGAAACAAGCAGTTTCAGAACTCTCAGCTCTCCGCGAGGAAATAGACAGCAAGACTGCTGCATTTGAACAGTCACAGACTCTTCTCACAGCTAAAGAGTCAGAACTGGTAGAAGCAAGATTAGAGATCCAGCATTTAAAGTCCGAACTGGTTTCTCTTCAACTTATATTGGAGCAGAAAAACTTGGAACTCTCAGATGCAAAAGAGATGCTGGAGGAACTCAGTCACCAGATTGCTGAATTGAAAGGGATTTTGTCCAGCCGAGAAGAGGAGCTCATTGGAGCTGTGTCCGAGCTCAAGGAGAAGGGCCAACATGTCCTTACAATGCAACATGAACTAACCAACGCACAGTTAAAATTCTCTGAAGCTGAGGCTGTGGTGGGAAAGATTGTAGATCTCACTAATGAAGTAGTTCTATCACTCAACGACCAAGGATACTACGCACTAATCCCAACTGAGAAGGAAAACCATGGCTTGTCATCTTCTTTGCTAGATAGGCTGCCTGATAGCTCCAAGTGGCAGGTGAAGCAACTTGAAACTGAACTCGAGTTCACCCGAGAAAGCCTGAGAGCAAAGGAAATGGAAGTTCTTGCAGCAAATAAGGATCTCATAATGAAAGACGAGGAGCTAAACGTGGCTATCAGAAAACTAGATGCTAAAGAGAAGGAAATAGCAAAACTGAGAGAGGGAGTTATGCAGGATAAAGATCTGAAACAGCTGTATGCATTATCACAGGAGATAATTGGTGAGAAAAGCGTGG gtgAAGTCGCAATTGAGAAACTGCAATTAGAAGCAGCTCAACTCGAAGTCGAAGCTGCAACAAGTGCACTAGAGAGAATCACAGAATTGAGTAGGCAGCTTCTGCACCAAGCTGGTCTGAGCATCGAGGCCGAGAATGACATCCTCCTGCGAGAGCAGGATGACGATGGTT